One Halostella limicola genomic window carries:
- a CDS encoding SRPBCC family protein, whose protein sequence is MNPDPDGPVRDDPPTAADVRADRPTGVGVVTAERAGLAVIGGTLVLAGLRRRSLGGAALAAAGGWLAYRSIRGSRPDTGATVADASVLGSDDTGAPADAVEVERSVTVGRPAEELHEMWRDPDQLARIMAHFADVSPAGENRQHWEVRGPLGRVLAWDSRIVKDRPGELVEWESLPGATVPNEGSVRFDETASERGTEVTVRFRFDPPGGPAGDAAMEVLDVVPETIAEKSLDRFKSLAETGEIPTLEKNPSARGKGDLF, encoded by the coding sequence GTGAACCCGGACCCGGACGGTCCGGTGCGCGACGACCCGCCCACGGCCGCGGACGTGCGTGCCGACCGGCCGACCGGGGTCGGCGTCGTCACCGCGGAGCGAGCCGGCCTCGCGGTCATCGGCGGAACCCTCGTGCTCGCCGGGCTCAGACGGCGGTCGCTCGGCGGCGCGGCGCTGGCGGCCGCGGGCGGCTGGCTGGCGTACCGCAGCATCAGGGGATCGAGACCGGACACGGGGGCGACGGTCGCCGACGCCTCGGTTCTCGGCAGCGACGACACCGGCGCGCCCGCCGACGCCGTGGAGGTGGAACGTTCCGTCACCGTCGGCCGGCCGGCGGAGGAACTCCACGAGATGTGGCGCGACCCGGACCAACTGGCGCGGATCATGGCACACTTCGCCGACGTGTCGCCCGCCGGCGAGAACCGCCAGCACTGGGAAGTTCGCGGGCCGCTCGGCCGGGTGCTCGCGTGGGACTCGCGAATCGTGAAGGACCGACCCGGCGAACTCGTCGAGTGGGAGTCGCTTCCGGGCGCGACGGTGCCGAACGAGGGGTCGGTGCGCTTCGACGAGACGGCGAGCGAGCGGGGGACGGAGGTGACCGTCCGCTTCCGGTTCGACCCGCCGGGGGGTCCGGCGGGCGACGCCGCGATGGAGGTCCTTGACGTCGTGCCAGAGACGATCGCCGAGAAGTCGCTCGACCGCTTCAAGAGCCTCGCCGAGACGGGCGAGATACCGACGCTCGAAAAGAACCCGTCGGCGCGCGGGAAGGGCGACCTGTTCTGA
- the lonB gene encoding ATP-dependent protease LonB produces the protein MSNDTDPDDVPSEQEGREPGEGVDAPREREAVDPDPDESSETVDDPPATRAGVGADEDTDDDPLSDLGSEVDSEIVDDDAEDNLLGGLQIESTEDIDVPNQLVDQVIGQDNARDIVKKAAKQRRHVMMIGTPGTGKSMLAKAMSELLPKEDLQDVLVYHNPDDGNEPKVRTVPAGKGEQIVEAHKDEARKKNRMRSFLMWIIIAIVLGYTLLSRASILLGILAAGVVYLAFRYSNRGSDAMIPNLIVNAADEQTAPFEDATGAHAGALLGDVRHDPFQSGGMETPSHDRVEPGAIHKANKGVLFVDEINTLDIRSQQKLMTAIQEGEFSITGQSERSSGAMVQTEPVPCDFIMIAAGNLDAMENMHPALRSRIKGYGYEVYMDDTIEDTPEMRRKYARFIAQEVEKDGRLPHYTPEAIEEVILEAKRRAGRKGHLTLKLRDLGGLVRVAGDIARAEDAEFTTRDHVLQAKRRSRSIEQQLADDYIQRRKDYELTVSEGDVVGRVNGLAVMGEDSGIVLPVMAEVTPSQGPGQVIATGKLQEMAEEAVQNVSAIIKKFSDEDISEKDVHIQFVQAGQQGVDGDSASITVATAVISALENAPVRQDLAMTGSLSVRGDVLPVGGVTHKIEAAAKAGLDTVIIPAANEQDVMIEEEYEEQIEIVPVTHLSEVLEVALAGETEKDGLVDRIKSITGSALEHQVGRGSSSPSPQ, from the coding sequence ATGAGTAACGACACGGACCCAGACGACGTTCCCTCCGAACAGGAGGGTCGCGAGCCCGGAGAGGGCGTCGACGCTCCCCGAGAGCGGGAAGCGGTCGACCCCGACCCGGACGAGAGCTCGGAGACCGTCGACGATCCGCCCGCGACGCGGGCGGGCGTCGGGGCGGACGAGGACACCGACGACGACCCGCTGAGCGACCTCGGTAGCGAGGTCGACTCGGAGATCGTCGACGACGACGCTGAGGACAACCTCCTCGGCGGACTCCAGATAGAGTCGACCGAAGACATCGACGTGCCCAACCAGCTCGTCGACCAGGTGATCGGGCAGGACAACGCTCGGGACATCGTCAAGAAGGCGGCGAAGCAGCGCCGCCACGTGATGATGATCGGCACCCCCGGGACGGGGAAGTCGATGCTCGCCAAGGCGATGAGCGAACTCCTCCCCAAGGAGGACCTGCAGGACGTGCTCGTCTACCACAACCCCGACGACGGGAACGAGCCGAAGGTGCGGACGGTTCCCGCGGGCAAGGGCGAGCAGATCGTCGAGGCCCACAAGGACGAGGCCCGGAAGAAGAACCGGATGCGCTCGTTCCTGATGTGGATCATCATCGCGATCGTCCTCGGCTACACGCTGCTTTCCCGCGCAAGCATCCTGCTGGGCATCCTCGCGGCGGGCGTCGTCTACCTCGCCTTCCGCTACAGCAACCGCGGCAGCGACGCGATGATCCCGAACCTCATCGTCAACGCCGCCGACGAGCAGACCGCGCCGTTCGAGGACGCGACCGGCGCGCACGCCGGCGCGCTGCTTGGCGACGTCCGCCACGACCCGTTCCAGTCCGGCGGCATGGAGACGCCCAGCCACGACCGCGTCGAACCCGGCGCGATCCACAAGGCGAACAAGGGCGTCCTCTTCGTCGACGAGATCAACACCCTCGACATCCGCTCCCAGCAGAAGCTGATGACCGCGATCCAGGAGGGCGAGTTCTCGATCACGGGCCAGTCCGAGCGCTCCTCGGGCGCGATGGTCCAGACCGAGCCCGTCCCCTGTGACTTCATCATGATCGCGGCGGGGAACCTCGACGCGATGGAGAACATGCACCCCGCGCTCCGCTCCCGGATCAAGGGGTACGGGTACGAGGTGTACATGGACGACACCATCGAGGACACGCCCGAGATGCGCCGCAAGTACGCGCGGTTCATCGCGCAGGAGGTCGAGAAGGACGGCCGCCTGCCCCACTACACGCCCGAGGCCATCGAGGAGGTCATCCTCGAAGCCAAGCGCCGCGCGGGTCGCAAGGGCCACCTGACGCTGAAGCTCCGCGACCTCGGCGGGCTCGTCCGCGTCGCGGGCGACATCGCCCGCGCCGAGGACGCCGAGTTCACCACCCGGGACCACGTGCTCCAGGCCAAGCGCCGCAGTCGTTCGATCGAGCAGCAGCTCGCCGACGACTACATCCAGCGCCGCAAGGACTACGAGCTAACCGTCTCCGAGGGCGACGTGGTCGGCCGCGTCAACGGGCTCGCCGTCATGGGCGAGGACAGCGGTATCGTCCTCCCCGTCATGGCCGAGGTCACCCCCTCGCAGGGTCCCGGCCAAGTGATCGCCACCGGGAAGCTTCAGGAGATGGCCGAGGAGGCGGTCCAGAACGTCTCCGCCATCATCAAGAAGTTCTCCGACGAGGACATCTCGGAGAAGGACGTCCACATCCAGTTCGTCCAGGCGGGCCAGCAGGGCGTCGACGGCGACTCCGCCTCCATCACGGTGGCGACGGCCGTCATCTCCGCGCTGGAGAACGCCCCCGTCAGGCAGGATCTCGCGATGACCGGATCGCTCTCCGTCCGCGGCGACGTGCTGCCGGTCGGCGGCGTCACCCACAAGATCGAGGCGGCCGCGAAGGCCGGCCTCGACACCGTCATCATCCCGGCCGCCAACGAGCAGGACGTGATGATCGAGGAGGAGTACGAGGAGCAGATCGAGATCGTCCCCGTCACTCACCTCAGCGAAGTGCTGGAAGTCGCGCTGGCCGGCGAGACCGAGAAGGACGGCCTCGTCGACCGCATCAAGAGCATCACCGGCTCGGCGCTGGAACACCAGGTCGGCCGCGGTAGCTCCAGTCCCAGTCCGCAGTAA
- a CDS encoding 2-amino-3,7-dideoxy-D-threo-hept-6-ulosonate synthase yields MSSGIDARLTRIGTDGNYVIVPMDHGITLGPVKGLKDIESTIDAVTRGGADAVLTQKGIAPRVHDNKNGKGYIVHLNASTSIGPDSNDKRMTGTVEEAVRAGADAVSFHINVGSDHEPDQITQLSEVTDEADRLGMPVLAMAYARGPGVDSEDPEALGHAVRLAEEVGADVVKTGYSGDAESFEHVCESTRLPVVIAGGSKGTDRETLSMVRGAMDAGGAGISMGRSIFQHDDPEAIARGVAAIVHDDASVDEALRKAGLAVEA; encoded by the coding sequence ATGAGCAGCGGAATCGACGCACGTCTGACACGCATCGGGACAGACGGAAACTACGTCATCGTCCCGATGGACCACGGCATCACACTCGGCCCGGTAAAGGGCCTGAAAGACATCGAGTCCACCATCGACGCGGTGACGCGAGGCGGGGCGGACGCCGTCCTCACCCAGAAGGGGATCGCCCCGCGCGTCCACGACAACAAGAACGGCAAGGGCTACATCGTCCACCTGAACGCCTCTACTTCTATCGGCCCCGACTCGAACGACAAGCGCATGACCGGCACCGTCGAGGAGGCGGTCCGGGCCGGCGCGGACGCCGTCTCGTTTCACATCAACGTCGGCAGCGACCACGAGCCCGACCAGATCACCCAGCTCTCTGAGGTCACCGACGAGGCCGACCGCCTCGGCATGCCGGTGCTGGCGATGGCCTACGCGCGCGGCCCCGGTGTCGACTCCGAGGACCCGGAGGCGCTGGGCCACGCCGTCCGCCTCGCCGAAGAGGTCGGCGCGGACGTCGTGAAGACGGGCTACAGCGGCGACGCAGAGAGCTTCGAACACGTCTGCGAGTCCACGCGCCTCCCGGTCGTCATCGCCGGCGGGAGCAAGGGCACCGACCGCGAGACGCTGTCGATGGTCCGCGGCGCGATGGACGCCGGCGGCGCTGGCATCTCGATGGGCCGGTCCATCTTCCAGCACGACGACCCCGAGGCGATCGCGCGCGGCGTCGCCGCTATCGTCCACGACGACGCGAGCGTCGACGAGGCGCTCCGCAAAGCCGGCCTGGCCGTCGAAGCCTGA
- the trpA gene encoding tryptophan synthase subunit alpha, with protein sequence MSRIDEAFADGPAFVPYLAVGDPDYESSKAYVEALARGGADVIELGLPFSEPVAEGPTIQGAVTRALDAGMTPEKFFEFVEELDVDVPLVCMTYYNLIYQFGDNPGPRPFVERAAAAGIEGFVVPDLPAEEADPLREACDDLGLDLVFIVAPTTEGERLQRIMDQVSGYVYVQARLGVTGARDDVSDQTDEALARLEEWGVPKAVGFGIKTGEHAERIVEGGADGIIVGSALVDIVAEGHGEGRPAEDVAADLEAKARELKEGAESGYAQRVPEPEHT encoded by the coding sequence GTGAGCCGGATCGACGAGGCGTTCGCAGACGGCCCCGCGTTCGTCCCGTATCTGGCCGTCGGCGACCCGGACTACGAGTCCTCGAAGGCCTACGTCGAGGCGCTGGCCCGCGGCGGCGCGGACGTCATCGAGCTCGGCCTGCCGTTCTCCGAACCCGTCGCCGAGGGGCCGACAATCCAGGGCGCGGTGACCCGCGCGCTCGACGCGGGGATGACCCCCGAGAAGTTCTTCGAGTTCGTCGAGGAACTGGACGTGGACGTGCCGCTGGTCTGCATGACGTACTACAACCTGATCTACCAGTTCGGAGACAACCCCGGTCCCCGCCCGTTCGTCGAGCGCGCGGCGGCGGCCGGCATCGAGGGCTTCGTCGTCCCGGACCTGCCGGCCGAGGAGGCCGACCCGCTCCGGGAGGCCTGCGACGACCTCGGTCTCGACCTCGTGTTTATCGTCGCGCCGACGACGGAGGGCGAGCGCCTGCAGCGCATCATGGACCAGGTGTCGGGCTACGTGTACGTGCAGGCCCGCCTGGGCGTCACCGGCGCGCGCGACGACGTGAGCGACCAGACGGACGAGGCGCTCGCCCGCCTGGAAGAGTGGGGCGTGCCGAAGGCGGTCGGCTTCGGCATCAAGACCGGCGAGCACGCAGAGCGCATCGTCGAGGGCGGCGCGGACGGCATCATCGTCGGCTCCGCGCTGGTCGACATCGTCGCCGAGGGCCACGGGGAGGGCCGCCCCGCCGAGGACGTCGCGGCGGACCTCGAAGCGAAGGCCCGGGAACTCAAGGAGGGCGCGGAGTCCGGGTACGCGCAACGCGTGCCAGAACCAGAACACACATAA
- a CDS encoding nicotinamide-nucleotide adenylyltransferase, which translates to MIRGFYIGRFQPFHNGHHNMVREIAEDVDELVLGIGSAGDSHSKHDPFTAGERIMMVTKSLVDVDLVTYAVPIEDLERNSVWVSHVQSMSPDFDVAYSNNPLVIQLFDEAGVEVRQSPMFNREVLEGTEVRERMIKGENWRPLLPDPVVEVVEEIDGIERIQRVSESDSNGG; encoded by the coding sequence ATGATACGGGGCTTCTACATCGGCCGCTTCCAGCCCTTCCACAACGGCCACCACAACATGGTCAGGGAGATCGCCGAAGACGTCGACGAACTCGTCCTCGGCATCGGGAGCGCGGGCGACTCCCACAGCAAGCACGACCCCTTCACGGCGGGCGAGCGCATCATGATGGTGACGAAGTCGCTGGTGGACGTCGACCTGGTGACGTACGCCGTCCCCATCGAGGACCTGGAGCGCAACTCCGTGTGGGTCAGCCACGTCCAGAGCATGAGCCCGGACTTCGACGTGGCGTACTCGAACAACCCCCTCGTCATCCAGCTGTTCGACGAGGCCGGCGTCGAGGTCCGCCAGTCCCCGATGTTCAACCGCGAGGTGCTGGAGGGGACGGAGGTCCGAGAGCGCATGATCAAGGGGGAGAACTGGCGACCGCTGCTGCCCGACCCCGTCGTGGAAGTCGTCGAGGAGATAGACGGCATCGAGCGGATCCAGCGCGTGAGCGAGTCGGACAGCAACGGGGGCTGA
- a CDS encoding MGMT family protein has product MEDAGIYARESPYLERYVQLGIASGRVVNVSFPDAPEGNAEEEHDLLDRVFAYLGGEEDDFADVQIALTVPTDQRTVLETVRDLPYGEQMTVEAVARMTPGLSGDEEEDQRTVRTALAENPAPLLIPDHRVRDGPSAASPPVEQRLRSLEGL; this is encoded by the coding sequence ATGGAAGACGCCGGCATCTACGCGCGGGAGTCGCCGTACCTCGAACGGTACGTCCAGCTGGGGATCGCCAGCGGGCGGGTCGTGAACGTCTCGTTCCCGGACGCGCCCGAGGGCAACGCCGAGGAGGAGCACGACCTGCTCGACCGGGTGTTCGCCTACCTCGGCGGCGAGGAGGACGACTTCGCCGACGTCCAGATCGCGCTGACGGTGCCGACCGACCAGCGGACGGTGCTAGAGACCGTCCGCGACCTGCCCTACGGCGAGCAGATGACCGTCGAGGCGGTCGCGCGCATGACGCCGGGCCTCTCCGGCGACGAGGAAGAGGACCAGCGGACGGTGCGGACCGCCCTCGCCGAGAACCCCGCGCCGCTGCTCATCCCCGACCACCGCGTGCGCGACGGCCCCAGCGCCGCCTCGCCGCCGGTCGAACAGCGACTGCGGTCGCTCGAGGGGCTGTAG
- a CDS encoding class I SAM-dependent methyltransferase, with the protein MVDSDHGYHGERVRFYDAQMAAANRDDAAFYVDRALGAEGPALELACGTGRVYLDQLRAGVDADGLDASADALALLREKAAEEGLDPTVWEADMSEFRVDREYGLVYCPFNAVQHLRTVEEQTTALRRIHEALAPGGEFVFDVFVPGFDVICEEYGEWREERTEFRGEDHEYRTRTRVVDEVEQEILVENELYAPERDGEDGGERVFAESHRLKLLPKREVELLVRASPFETWEVAGGFDGAPLSDGDTTQVWTLRKADA; encoded by the coding sequence ATGGTCGACAGCGACCACGGCTATCACGGCGAACGGGTCCGCTTCTACGACGCACAGATGGCCGCGGCGAACCGGGACGACGCCGCGTTCTACGTCGACCGCGCGTTGGGGGCCGAGGGGCCGGCGCTCGAACTCGCCTGCGGCACCGGCCGCGTGTACCTCGACCAGCTCCGCGCGGGCGTCGACGCTGATGGCCTCGATGCGTCCGCCGACGCGCTCGCGCTCCTCCGTGAGAAGGCGGCCGAGGAGGGTCTCGATCCGACCGTGTGGGAAGCCGACATGAGCGAGTTCCGCGTCGACCGCGAGTACGGCCTCGTCTACTGCCCGTTCAACGCCGTTCAGCACCTCCGGACGGTCGAGGAGCAAACCACCGCGCTCAGGCGGATCCATGAGGCCCTCGCGCCCGGCGGCGAGTTCGTCTTCGACGTGTTCGTTCCCGGCTTCGACGTGATCTGCGAGGAGTACGGCGAGTGGCGCGAAGAGCGGACGGAGTTCCGCGGCGAGGACCACGAGTACCGGACGCGGACCCGCGTCGTCGACGAGGTGGAACAGGAGATCCTCGTCGAGAACGAACTGTACGCCCCCGAGAGAGACGGGGAAGACGGCGGCGAGCGGGTGTTCGCCGAGAGCCACCGGCTGAAGCTGCTGCCGAAGCGTGAAGTGGAGTTGCTGGTCCGGGCGTCGCCCTTCGAGACGTGGGAGGTCGCGGGCGGCTTCGACGGCGCGCCGCTTTCGGACGGTGACACGACGCAGGTGTGGACGCTCCGGAAGGCCGACGCGTAG
- a CDS encoding SDR family NAD(P)-dependent oxidoreductase, protein MGQTTFDFDGETVIVTGGSSGIGRAIALAFGDAGATVINADLREDPKDVDADLPTHEAIEEGGGRAEFVGTDVSDPAEIEAVVEAAREFGGVDVMVNNAGLFIEGGFREITAEEFDQIHGVNAKGVFFGCQAAANDMIDRGEGGAIVNTASISSNLAQHGQVQYDSTKGAVRMITRGAALELAEHDIRVNAVAPGQIATEFLEGWTEEANEGDFLKPVPQGRAGRPEDVADAALFLASEGAGYTTGELLHVDGGWQIC, encoded by the coding sequence ATGGGTCAAACGACATTCGACTTCGACGGCGAGACGGTGATCGTCACGGGCGGTAGCTCCGGCATCGGCCGGGCAATCGCGCTCGCGTTCGGCGACGCCGGCGCGACGGTGATAAACGCCGACCTGCGCGAGGACCCGAAGGACGTCGACGCCGACCTGCCGACCCACGAGGCGATCGAGGAGGGCGGCGGGCGCGCCGAGTTCGTCGGGACCGACGTGAGCGACCCGGCGGAGATCGAGGCGGTCGTCGAGGCCGCCCGCGAGTTCGGCGGCGTCGACGTGATGGTGAACAACGCCGGCCTGTTCATCGAGGGCGGGTTCCGCGAGATAACGGCCGAGGAGTTCGACCAGATCCACGGCGTGAACGCGAAGGGCGTCTTCTTCGGCTGTCAGGCCGCCGCGAACGACATGATCGACCGCGGCGAGGGCGGGGCCATCGTCAACACCGCGTCGATCAGCTCCAACCTCGCCCAGCACGGGCAGGTGCAGTACGACTCCACGAAGGGCGCGGTACGGATGATCACCCGCGGCGCGGCGCTGGAGCTCGCGGAGCACGACATCCGCGTCAACGCCGTCGCGCCCGGCCAGATCGCGACGGAGTTCCTCGAAGGGTGGACCGAGGAGGCGAACGAGGGCGACTTCCTCAAGCCCGTCCCGCAGGGCCGGGCCGGCCGACCCGAGGACGTGGCGGACGCCGCGCTATTTCTCGCGAGCGAAGGCGCAGGATACACCACCGGCGAACTGCTCCACGTCGACGGCGGGTGGCAGATCTGCTGA
- a CDS encoding CPBP family intramembrane glutamic endopeptidase, whose translation MADWAAFTGVTFVVLSLLLLLSRATRTAMTDESGSITAPTEERDLLASDAADDPSAKAPDRSSAETVGDSPERAEPTAETDGTPEPGATADPDAAATTGRAAENPQNPFPPGSPSHETLSPDDDPEFSTGALLVNVALSQGLFGSLLVAAAWYTGVPASAFGIEPTPASTGWAALAVGVAAGVALYVANEVAAAALDRVGVESNEELRDVLAPDSAAGWAVLLGVVLPVIAAFEEFLFRAAVVGAVSTGFAVSPWAMAVVSTAAFALGHGMQGPGGVVVTGTLGFVLAALFIVTGSFLAVVVAHYLVNALEFAVHEGLGVDRGGMAG comes from the coding sequence GTGGCCGACTGGGCCGCCTTCACGGGCGTCACCTTCGTCGTTCTCTCTCTTTTGTTGCTGCTGTCCCGAGCGACGCGGACGGCGATGACCGACGAGAGCGGGTCGATCACCGCGCCGACCGAGGAGCGGGACCTGCTCGCCAGCGACGCCGCGGACGATCCGTCTGCGAAAGCCCCCGATCGGTCGTCCGCGGAAACCGTCGGCGACTCGCCGGAGCGCGCCGAACCGACGGCCGAGACCGACGGGACGCCCGAACCGGGCGCGACGGCCGACCCCGACGCGGCGGCTACGACGGGGCGAGCGGCGGAGAACCCGCAGAACCCGTTCCCGCCCGGGTCGCCGTCCCACGAGACGCTGTCGCCCGACGACGACCCCGAGTTCTCGACCGGCGCCTTGCTCGTGAACGTCGCGCTCTCGCAGGGGCTGTTCGGGTCGCTGCTGGTCGCGGCGGCGTGGTACACCGGCGTCCCCGCGTCGGCGTTCGGGATCGAGCCGACGCCGGCGAGCACGGGCTGGGCGGCCCTCGCCGTCGGCGTCGCCGCCGGCGTCGCCCTCTACGTGGCCAACGAGGTCGCCGCCGCCGCGCTCGACCGCGTCGGCGTCGAGAGCAACGAGGAACTCCGCGACGTGCTCGCCCCCGACTCCGCGGCGGGGTGGGCGGTGCTGCTCGGGGTCGTCCTCCCCGTCATCGCGGCGTTCGAGGAGTTCCTCTTCCGCGCTGCGGTCGTCGGCGCCGTCTCGACCGGCTTCGCCGTCTCGCCGTGGGCGATGGCGGTCGTCTCCACCGCCGCGTTCGCGCTCGGCCACGGGATGCAGGGGCCGGGCGGCGTCGTCGTCACCGGGACGCTCGGGTTCGTGCTGGCGGCGCTGTTCATCGTCACGGGGAGCTTCCTCGCCGTCGTCGTCGCCCACTACCTCGTCAACGCCCTGGAGTTCGCCGTCCACGAGGGGCTGGGCGTCGACCGGGGCGGGATGGCCGGCTGA
- the trpB gene encoding tryptophan synthase subunit beta — protein sequence MSTSKFGEYGGQYVPEALMPAIEELEDAYERYVLDNEDGFMDEFRRRLRDFGGRPTPLQHAEQLSERYDAEVYLKREDLVHGGAHKLNNALGQVLLAKYMGKDRIVAETGAGQHGTATAMAAAHLGMPCEIYMGERDINRQRPNVFRMRLNGAEVNTVTVGRGTLKEAINETMRDWATNVEDTHYVIGSIVGPHPFPVMVRDFQSVISEEAREQIRERAGRLPDSVLACAGGGSNTMGAFHEFVGDEEVDLYAVEAGGSSLEVDEKEGVAPNSASLSTGDEGVLHGARTKLLQDSDGQIMESHSVSSGLDYAGVGPELAHLVDEGRVTPVNVDDEGALEAFHRLSQEEGIIPALETAHAFGFAHENPEKLGDVTVINVSGRGDKDLESVIEESAKRDLEAAPDMDVFEGGAGL from the coding sequence ATGAGCACGAGCAAGTTCGGAGAGTACGGCGGACAGTACGTGCCGGAGGCGCTGATGCCGGCCATCGAGGAACTGGAGGACGCCTACGAGCGGTACGTCCTCGACAACGAGGACGGCTTCATGGACGAGTTCCGGCGGCGGCTCCGGGACTTCGGCGGTCGGCCGACGCCCCTGCAGCACGCGGAACAGCTGTCGGAGCGCTACGACGCGGAGGTGTACCTCAAGCGCGAGGACCTCGTCCACGGCGGCGCGCACAAGCTGAACAACGCGCTCGGGCAGGTCCTGCTGGCGAAGTACATGGGCAAGGACCGCATCGTCGCCGAGACGGGCGCGGGGCAACACGGCACCGCGACGGCGATGGCCGCGGCCCACCTCGGGATGCCCTGCGAGATCTACATGGGCGAGCGCGACATCAACCGCCAGCGTCCCAACGTGTTCCGCATGCGGCTCAACGGGGCCGAGGTGAACACCGTGACCGTGGGGCGGGGCACGCTGAAGGAGGCCATCAACGAGACGATGCGCGACTGGGCGACGAACGTCGAGGACACCCACTACGTCATCGGGAGCATCGTCGGCCCGCACCCGTTCCCGGTGATGGTGCGGGACTTCCAGTCGGTGATAAGCGAGGAGGCCCGCGAGCAGATCCGGGAGCGGGCGGGGCGACTCCCGGACAGCGTCCTCGCCTGCGCGGGCGGCGGGTCGAACACGATGGGCGCCTTCCACGAGTTCGTCGGCGACGAGGAGGTCGACCTCTACGCCGTCGAGGCCGGCGGCAGTTCGCTGGAAGTCGACGAGAAGGAGGGCGTCGCGCCGAACTCCGCGTCGCTGTCGACCGGCGACGAGGGGGTGCTCCACGGCGCGCGCACCAAACTTCTGCAGGACTCCGACGGCCAGATCATGGAGTCGCACAGCGTCTCCTCGGGGCTGGACTACGCCGGCGTCGGGCCGGAGCTCGCCCACCTCGTCGACGAGGGGCGGGTGACGCCCGTCAACGTCGACGACGAGGGCGCGCTGGAGGCGTTCCACCGCCTCTCGCAGGAGGAGGGGATCATCCCGGCGCTGGAGACGGCCCACGCGTTCGGCTTCGCCCACGAGAACCCCGAGAAGCTCGGCGACGTGACCGTGATCAACGTCTCCGGGCGGGGCGACAAGGACCTCGAATCGGTCATCGAGGAGAGCGCGAAGCGCGACCTGGAGGCCGCGCCCGACATGGACGTGTTCGAGGGAGGTGCCGGCCTGTGA
- the trpC gene encoding indole-3-glycerol phosphate synthase, which produces MMNAEEVAPAVRSILDAAGERGDEDRERVEVDARSLPDALAAAEADGRVPVIAEVKPTSPTTEGTTDADPVELARAMVDGGAAALSVLTEPEHFDGSPENLRRVREAVDVPVLRKDFVLREAQLDAVAADVVLLIARFVDDDLADLIEAAHDRGFQVLVEVHTREELERAVDAGADVVGVNNRDLAKLEVDLSTFERVAGAAPRGVTLIAESGIATRDDVTRMRAAGADGLLVGSAIMDGVRDADGETAAETDLVRDNTERLTR; this is translated from the coding sequence ATGATGAACGCCGAAGAGGTCGCGCCGGCGGTGCGGTCCATCCTGGACGCCGCCGGAGAGCGCGGCGACGAGGACCGGGAGCGCGTCGAGGTCGACGCCCGCTCGCTGCCGGACGCGCTGGCGGCCGCGGAGGCCGACGGCCGCGTGCCGGTGATAGCCGAGGTAAAGCCGACGAGCCCGACGACCGAGGGAACGACCGACGCGGACCCGGTCGAACTGGCGAGGGCGATGGTCGACGGCGGCGCGGCCGCGCTGTCGGTGCTGACCGAACCCGAGCACTTCGACGGGTCGCCGGAGAACCTCCGGCGCGTGCGCGAGGCGGTGGACGTGCCCGTCCTGCGCAAGGACTTCGTCCTGCGCGAGGCGCAGCTCGACGCGGTCGCGGCGGACGTCGTCTTGCTCATCGCGCGGTTCGTCGACGACGACCTCGCGGACCTGATCGAAGCGGCCCACGACCGCGGGTTCCAGGTCCTCGTGGAGGTCCACACCCGCGAGGAACTGGAGCGGGCGGTCGACGCGGGCGCGGACGTGGTCGGCGTGAACAACCGCGACCTCGCGAAGCTGGAGGTCGACCTGAGCACGTTCGAGCGCGTCGCGGGAGCGGCCCCGCGAGGCGTGACGCTCATTGCCGAGAGCGGCATAGCGACGCGAGACGACGTGACGCGGATGCGCGCGGCGGGCGCGGACGGCCTGCTCGTCGGGTCCGCGATTATGGACGGGGTTCGGGACGCCGACGGCGAGACCGCGGCGGAGACCGACCTCGTCCGCGACAACACGGAGCGACTGACACGATGA